The Campylobacter hyointestinalis subsp. hyointestinalis nucleotide sequence TTTCATTATAATGCACCAAGATCTGCTAGTTTTTGTTTTGTCATAGCCTTAAATTCATCAGAGCTATAAAATTTTTCAGTGCCGTTTTGCACTCTATTAACCACTTCTTTTAAATTTTTAATATCATCTTTATTTATATTAAATTCTAAATTTGAAACCTTAATTTCAGCACTTGGATCAATTTCAAAAATAAAGCTTTGCAATTTTTCAAAATTTGAAGCTTCTAATGTCATATTTATATTTACAGCATTCATTTTTTTGTCCTTAATTAAAAATACTTTCATAATTATATATTATATACTTTAAATGTGCTTAAATTGAAAAGCGTAGAATAATTATTGGCTTCTGCTTTAAACATCATTAGTTCATCATTTGTAAAACGCTTTTGCTGTTCGCAAAAGCTAAAAAAAGGGAGAGAAATTTATTTGATTTTTTTAGATGCAAAATCTTTTAAGATGATTTTGTGGCTTGTCTTTGCGATTTTTTTAGGCTAGTTTGGTATTAAATTTTATTTTTCGTGGCTTGTAGGGCTTTTAAAATGCATTTGTGTGGATTTTTTAAAAATGAGTTGCTATATTTTTTATTTTTTAACATTGATTTTATTGCTAGGCTGTTTTCATCTGCTTTAAACATTGCATCCATTGCCCTTTTATATGCATCAAATGTCTTAAATCTGCCTGCTGACTTGCTATTTAGAATAATATCTATTGTTTCGTCTGTTGGGATTAACTCTTTTTCGTTCATAAATTTGCCTTTGGATTGTGTTTTCTTTCCTTTTTTTTGGGTTTTTTTGTTATTTTTACCAAAAAATAACACTATTTCCCCATTCTTTATACTTTCATAAGTTGGGCTATTTGTTTGATAATAAAATACAAGTAATTATAGCGTATTAAATATAAATATTATATTAAAAATTAAAATATTTATACAAATTTACAAAGATTATTTAAATAATCTGCGTACCACTGCATGAGCGTTCGCTTTTGCTCTATTGTGGCTGTTTGGCGTTCGTACGCGTATTTTACGCTGTTTAATTCTTTATGTGCTAGTACGTTTTCTATGGTTTTTTCGCTTATGCCAAGCATGCCAAGTTTTGCCAAATTTAGCGAACAAATCGTTTTAAAAGTGGCTCTAAAACCATGAGCCGATGCTTTGTCTAGATATTTATTTTTTCCACCTAGATTGCGTATGGCTTTGCCTATGGTGTCTCTATGTAGATGTCCTTGGTTATTAAATGCAGGAAAGACAAACTCGCTTTCAATAGGGCTATAATTTTTCTGTTCTTTTAGTATCTTTATTGTTTCTTTGGATAGTAAAATTTGATGAGCGTATCGCATTTTCATCTGCTTAGCAGGTATCGTCCATGTGCCATGTTTAAAGTCTATATGCTCCCACCTTGCTTCTGCTGTGTTGCCTGGGCGATTTACACATAGGATTTGCAGTATTACGGCTCTTTTTGTTTGTAAGTCCATTGTGCTGTCGTTTCGTAGATCTGTCAAAAACTCTTTTAAATCGCTTTCATCGCTCAGTGCAGAGTATCTTGTGTCTGTGCCATTTTTTAGGCTAAAACTGCTTGAAGTGGGGAACTTTTCGTGTAGTGCTTTGCAAGGATTGTAGTCTATATAGCGGTCATTTATGGCACTTTCAAAGAGTTGGTTTAGGTGATTTATAATGCGGTGTATGGTTTCTAAGCGTGAGCTTTTGGGATTGTGTGGATTAAATAATGGCTCTAAAACTTCTAAAAGGTCGCTAAATTTAATATTTGCAATGTCGATGTCTTTAAATTTTGGCAAGATGTAGGCATTCATTTGGTCTATGATTTTTTTAGTGTAGCTTTGGCTTAGAGTGGCTTTTTTTCGCCTTATGTAGTTATCAAATAACGCACCTATGGTGTATTTGTTTGATTTTAATTCAGCTCCGCTTTTTAGCCGTTTTGTGATTTTTAGTGCATCTTCTCTTGCTTGTTCTACACCGTATCTGCCTTGCTCAAACTCGGCTAGTTTGCGTGTCTTTCTGCTGTGCAAGATGAAAAATGTCTTAACGCCACTTGGATTGATCCAAATGTAAAGCTCTTTTGGATTGCCCACAGCCTTGCGGTATTGCCTTTCTTTTGGCTCTAACTCTCTTATATCTTTGTCGTATAGTATGGTCTTTGCGATATTTGCCATTTGTCCCCCTTTTTTAGTTAAAACTACATTATTAAAATCAAACTACACTATTATACTACAATAATTCTAAAAATTATGAGAGAGTTTTAAAAATATACAAAGAGTTTAAAAGTGCTTTAAAGTAGTGTTTTTTATGGATTTATAGAGTTTCTTAAACTTTAAAAAAGGGGAGAAAATTTATAAAATGGTGGAGTTAAGCGGGATCGAACCGCCGACCTCTTGAATGCCATTCAAGCGCTCTCCCAGCTGAGCTATAACCCCAAAAAGTATTCAGAATTTAAAATGCGTTTGAAATATTACCAACTTTTTACTTAGATTTTTTTGAAATCACCCAAAAAATTAATAATTTCAAATAAATTTTTAAGGTTTCTTTTGATATCATTTCAATTCTTAAAAAATTTGCGGGAATAGCTCAGGGGTAGAGCACAACCTTGCCAAGGTTGGGGTCGCGAGTTCGAATCTCGTTTCCCGCTCCATTTTTTATCTGCCCAGGTGGTGGAATGGTAGACACAAGGGACTTAAAATCCCTCGGATATTTTTTCCGTGCCGGTTCAAGTCCGGCTCTGGGCACCACCAAAATTTAGCATTTGTTTGCACGGCGACATGGCCAAGTGGTAAGGCAGAAGCCTGCAAAGCTTTTACCCCCAGTTCGAATCTGGGTGTCGCCTCCAAAACATTTAGGAGTTTTTATGCGTTACTTTATTATGGCGCTTATGATAACTGCATTTTTTGGTTGTTCTAGTACTTGGCACGGCATAAAAGAAGATTCAAATAATGCCTACCAATGGTCAAAAGAAAAGATACACAAAGCTACAGAATAGCTTAAATTTACTTCACTCGGGAGATGGCTGAGTGGTCGAAAGCGGCGGTCTTGAAAACCGTTGAGGTGAAAGCCTCCAGGGGTTCGAATCCCTTTCTCCCGGCCACTTATTTTAGATACGCTTTCCACTTCATACAAACAATCAAATTTATACATAAATTTAGAAATATTTTATGACAAAAAAAATAAAAAATATCATTTTATTTTTATACTTTCTAGCGATCTATGCTTTAACCAAGCTTTGAAAAAGGTTTAGATACCATAAACACAAAAGCCACTTATGAGCAAGGTACAACCATAAGACGTATCTATAGCCGTTTTAAATTTTTAAACCACAGATCAATTATAAATTTAAAAACTAGCATTATAATGTTGTTAATTTTTAAACAAGGATAACTATGAAAAATGTATTATTGATAAATGGCGCAAAAATATTTGGAAACTCAAAAGGCGTGTTAAATGCAACTTTACAAAACGAAGCAAAAACTACTTTACTAAATTTAGGCATAAACGTGCAAGAAACCAAAATCGATGACGGTTATGATGTAAAAACAGAACTACAAAAGATAGCAAATGCTGACGCGATCATCTGGCAAATGCCCGGCTGGTGGATGGGTGAGCCTTGGATAGTTAAAAAATACATAGATGAAGTTTTCACCGCTGGTTATGGAGTTTTATACAATAATGACGGTAGAAGTAGAAAAGATGAATCAGCCAAATACGGCTCAGGCGGTCTAGCTACTAGCAAAAGATATATGTTTAGTCTTACTTGGAACGCTCCTCTTGAAGCATTTACCAATAAAGAGCATTTTTTCGGCGGTGTAGGCGTTGATGGCGTGTATCTGCACCTTCACAAAGCGCATGAGTTTTTAGGGATGAAAGCTCTACCTACATTCATCTGCAACGACGTCGTTAAAGATCCGCAAGTCCAGCTGTATTTACAAAACTATCGCAAACATTTAGAAAAAATATTCGGCTGAATTTAGCCGAATAAAGGCTTATAGCTCTTGTTATAAGCCTAAATTTACACAACTCAAATACCCAAGCTCTCCAGCCATTTTTTTATGTTAGCACTATTTGTACTTGAGCTTAGCACTTTTGCGTCTTTGAAATTTGCATTGCAAGATTTTTTCAAAATTTCCACGCTCTGCCCTAAACCGCTTCCACCAGAAGTAGCAAAAACCACTATATTTTTACCGCTCCACTCAAAGCTCTCTAAAAATGTCTGTATGATGCGCGGCGCCTCGTACCACCATATCGGAAATCCTATGAAAACGCTATCATAACCGTCTAAATTCGGTTTTAAATTTGATATAGACGGACGAGAATCAGGCTTTCTCATCTCCACGCTTGAGCGACTGTTTGAGTCATGCCAGTCAAGATCCAAAGAAGTGTATTTTTGAGTAGGCGTTATCTCGTAGATATCGCCACCACTTACTTCTGCTATGGTTTTTGCAAGACGCATAGTTTGTCCGCTTGCTGAAAAATAAGCTACTAATATTTTGTTCATTTCTTTCTCCTATCTAGTGCTAAATGCACTTCCTGCTGAGTTTTCAAAGTCTGCCTCGCTTCCTGCGTAATGCTCCGTATTTTTCATATCTTCTTCTAACCAAGCTATTTTATTTCTAGCAGAACTAAACGCTGCTGCACCTAAAAATAGACTAAATGGCGGCTCTTGCATTCTTGAGATGTTATACAAAATCTCTGCAAATTTAGCTGGATTGCCAGCTTGTTTGCCGCTATAGTTTTTCGCGTGTGCTTCAAAAGCTTCTCTTTTTGCGTCATAATCGCCGATCTTATCTCTGCTTAACTCCATGCTAGTACCTAAAAACTGTGTTCTAAAGCCTGCTGGCATTATATTTACGCTGTGAATCCCAAAGTCTTTAAGATCTAGCAAAAGCCCCTCACTAAATGCACTCAAAGCAAATTTACTCATGCAATATGGCGTAGAATTATTTGTAACTCTAAATCCACCTATCGAGCTAAGATTAAATATCCTAGCTGTCACGTTTTGTGCATTTCCACCCTCGCTAATGGCTTGTGGACGCATTAGCTTCAAGGCGTGTTTTGCTACAAGAAACGGTGCGAAAACATTTACTTCAAACTGCGCCCTAAGATCTTCTTCACTTGTCTCTTCGACAAAGCCAAGAAGCCCATATCCAGCGTTATTTACTACATTATCAAGTCTACCGAATTTAGACTTTATAGCAGCGATATTTGCTTCTATATTTTCACTCATTTTCTCACCAAATTTAAGCTCTAAAGGCAAGAAATTCTCGCTCTCTTTTCCTAGTTTGTCTATGATATTTTTTAAATTTCTGCTAGTTCCTGCGACTTTGTCTCCTTTGCTTAAGAGATATTTTGCCAAAGCAAGTCCTAGCCCGCCGCTTGCTGCAGTTATATACCAAACTTGAGTATTCATTTTATTTTCCTTACTTTTATCATATGTTTTTGCATTTAAATTTGATCCTAAAGCTACCACACCAGCCGCCAAAGTTGCACCTTTTAAGAACGCTCTTCTTTTCATATTTCTCTCCTTGATTTACTCCAAATTTCCTTGATAATTTTTGATATTTTCAAGGGTAAAAACGATATCTTCGCGATGAAGCGAATCTTGATGGCAGTCTAAACATCTCTTAGTATCGCTTAAATTTGGAGATTTATCTGCATTAAATGCATAAAATTTCCACTTTTTATTATTTTTTGCATTGCGATATAACGCCTTACTTCGCCTTTTTTAGCACCTTGAGTATATAACTCTTCAAGCATTATTATCGTTTGATCAGGTAAGTTTTGACCATTTTTTACGGCTTTTATCGCTTCTTTTTGGATATACATTCGCTCCAAAACATCTCCTCTTTCAAAGTCGTTATAATGCACCCACAACCTAAAATCATCAGGAAATTGACCAAATGCTAAAACACCAAAAAATACGCTCAAAATAGTAAATTTTTTAGATAAATTTACGAATTTCATATATTTTCCTTTGTAAACTCCTCTTTTTCATATCTCTTACCAAGATAAACTCCAAGACTTCCCCAGATAAACGATATCAAAGCGCCGACAAATAAAACAGCAGTTATACTGATCTTTGCTATAGCTCCCTCAAGCGCAGCGCTCATAGAATCCCCAGCTCTATATACCACCGTATCAAGGAAATTTTTGACTTTATACTTGCTCTCGCTATCAAGTGGCACGAAAAGCATTTCCCTACCCGGTTTTACAAGTGCATACTCGCCTACGCGTCTTATACTCATCACAAGCACCAAAACCCCAAAAACAGGATAAAATGCAAGCAAAATAAATCCCAAAGCAACCACAAAACCAAGCGCACCTAAAAGCCATTTGATACCAAAAAACTGAACTATTTTTGAAGTTATGAAAATTTGTATCGCAAAACTTGAAAGTTGAACTATAAAATCGATATTTGCAAACGCCGCCGCCCTTGCTTCCCTGCTCTCAAACATGCCAGAGATTATCCTTGCTTGTTCCATATACAAAAACGTTGAAACGCTAGTAAGTAGCAGTATGAATCCTAGCAGAGCCAGTAGATAACGCGACTTTATGATCAAGAAAAATCCCACAAATGGATTTTTAGAACCGATAGGTTTGTCAAATCTATCTTTTATACTCACAAAACCGCTTTGTAAATTTAGCGTTTCTAAACCAAAAGCTTCTTTGATAAGTAAATTTTTTAGCACTATAGAAACACCAAGGCAGATTATAGAGATAAAGATAAAGCTAGGAACATCTATAAATTTACTCAAAACCGATACAAAAAAAGCTCCAAAAATCCCGCCTAAACTAGCTCCAGCCGAGATAATACCAAATAATCTAGCGCTTCTTTCTTTACTAAAAACATCAGCTAGTAAACTCCAAGCGGTGCTGATCACAAAAATGTTAAAAACGCTCACCCAGATATAAAAGCTTCTAGCAACGATCAAGTAAGCTTCACTGCCCTGAGAAATTTGATGTAAAATGGCGAAAAAGCCTATCAAATTTAGCGCAAAAAAACCGTAAATAAAGTCTGTATAAAGCTTACGTTTTATCATTCCACTTAAAATCATAGCCAAAATAGACCCTACTATCGTAGTTATAAAAGTTCCCAAAAACAGCCATTTTAGCTCACCAGTTCCGCCACTTATACCCAAAGCTTCTCTAATAGGTCTTAGCAAAGAGTAGCTAGCAAACAAGCTAAAGATAAAAAGCACGGCTATAAGTAAGAACTTACCCTCGCCTTTTTTTAGACTTAGAATTTGATTTAAGCTCATCTAAAAAGCCCGTTTAAAAATTTGACTTTCTCGGGATCGCGGTGATCTAAAAACAGACTTTTTCCGCTATCTAACCCAGCTATTAAACTCATATCGCTTTCATCTAAGCTAAAATCAAATACGCTGATATTTTCTATCATCCTTTCTTTGCGGACTGTTTTTGGGATGACGACTACACCCCTTTGTATTAGCCATCTTAGTATCACTTGAGCATTTGTTTTACCATACTTTTTACCTATACTCGCTATAGTCTGGTTACTAAACATTCCACTTTTTCCCTCTCCAAAAGGCGCCCATGACTCCATCGCTACACCAAATTCGCTCATAACGTTTTTAGCATATTCTTGTGAGAGCATAGGATTGCACTCGATTTGATTGATAGCTGGTTTTATCTCGTTATTTAGACAAAAATCCACAAGTCTATCTGGGTAAAAGTTGCTCACGCCTATGGCTCTTATCTTACCATCTTTATATAGTTTACTCATCGCTCTCCAAGCTCCATAAACATCACCAAAAGGCTGGTGTATAAGATACAAGTCTAGATAATCAAGACCCAGTTTTTTAAGCGAAACATCAAAAGCTTTTAAAGCTCTATCTTCATTTGCATCACTTATCCAAAGCTTTGTCGTGATGAAAAGCTCTTCTCTTTTGATGCCGCTTGATTTTATCGCCGCACCAACTGCTTCTTCGTTGAAATACGCCTGAGCTGTATCGATAGATCTATAACCTACGCTAAATGCGTCTTCTACGCATCTTTGACACTCTTTAAGCTCATTTATCTGATACACACCATAACCTAAAATAGGCATCAAAACATCGTTATTTAATCTAACTGTTTGCATAATATCTCCTTGATTTTGTGAAAAAGCATTTGCGGAGTCAAGCTCAAAACGCCCAGCAAACCGCTCGCTTCTTTTATAAATTCACGTCTTGTTTTCATACTCAAGCGATTCCTAATCCCATATCGTAGGCGTTCTTAAGAGCTTTTGAGTTTCTGATATCGCCTATGTTTGTCACACCACCAGCAAAAACTTTACCTTTAAATTTAGCATTTTCAAAACAGCTTATCCAGCCATCAAGACCGTTTTTAGCTCCGTCTATCACCCACTCTTCATCTTCTGCAGCAGCCCCTAAAAGATAAGTATCTTTAAATTTATAATCCGTACCATAAAGAGGATTTGAGCGATCAAGCATATTTTTCATACTTCCACTCATCTCATAGTAATAAATCGGCGTAGCAAAAGCTATAACATCTGCTTCTTTCATCATCTCTACGATCATATTCGCATCATCTTTTATGGTGCATTTATGAGTCTTCACACAAGCCAAACAACCTTTGCAAAATGATATATTTTTTCCGAGTAAATTTATCTTTACGGCGTCGTTTTTAGCGGCTTTAGCTCCTTTTACGAACTCATCTGCTAAAGCGTCTGAGTTTGCGCCACTTCTCATACTTGTAGATATAACCAAAACTTTTTTCACTCTATCTCCTTGGTTTAATGTTGATAGCATTATAAAGCCTAACACTAGGTGTTTGTCAAGGGAAAAATAAAAATATTTGAAATTTAATTTTGAATTTAAAAAAGAAGCGGGAATTTAGCTTATCTAAATTCCTGTATTTATCTAGCAGATTTTATCTTTTTTTTAAGGGTCATTATGCCCTCATAATCCTTGCTTACTGGATTGATCGTATCTTCATCACTGACTATCATATTTTTATAATAACTGACTTTATAATCAAGTTTCTTATCTATCTCTTCTAGCTTTTTTATCTCGGCTTTAACAGCCTCTTTTTGTTCTTCTATCATTTTTAATCTAAGAGCTGCACTACTTTTGCCTTTTGCGGCTAAGGTTATGTAATGTTTGATTTTTTCTATGCTCATACCAGTTTTTCTAAAACAATCCACCCACATAACCCACTCAATATCTCTATCGCTGAAATAATTCACACCGTTTTTGTCGCGCTCAACAAAAGGAAAAAGCCCTTTTGATAGCCAAAATCTAATAGTCCTAGATAAAATCCCTGTTTGTTTTTCTACTTCTATGATAGTTTTTGCCATTTTTGTTCCTTTATTCTGGTTTTATAAGGCAATTTTCGTAAATAAATTTATGCTCATCTGGCAAATTTTGATAGATTAAATTCGCTAGATCTCTTATCTCCCATAAAGCTGCTTTTGAGCTTCTAAGGCTTAAGAAATTCTGCAAACTTCTAGCATTTATACTCCAGCTTAACTCTGTTTTATAGCTTTCTGGAAGGCAGTATTTTGCTATATCTAAGCTTGTATTTTGGTTTAGAATTTGGCGCAAATTCTCAAGTGCATTTATACTTGCGTTATCGACAAATTCATTACCTGTAAGCACTAAATACCTGCTTGCATTCTCAAAATCCCCAGCTTTAAACTCACTTTCATTTTTTAGCTCTTTTAGCGTATAGCGTGTAGATTTTACGCTTAGACTTGCTATGCGGTGGCGGGCTAATTCTTGTAAGCAAGCTCTACTAATGCCTTTTATGTAAAAGTTGTAATACAAATGCTCTAGCGTACTGGCGTGTTTGAATTTATTGCCTATTCTATCTATGAGTTCGATATCTTTTTCGCCGCCATTATCACCTTTCTCAAAGCTCTGCCAACAAGTGCGGATCGCATTTGAACAGACCCAAAGCGGAGTGAAATTTAGTAATTTTGCTTCCATAATCTTCCTTTTTTTTGAAGCAATTCTACCAAATTTATACTAAATTTGACAATCTCTTTTTAATAATATCTGCTATCCTAAATGAGTTTGCATATATGCTCCAAGTATATGGAACACTTCCGCCTGTAGGCATAAATGAAGCGTCGCTAACATAAAGGTTACTTACCTCGTGAGCCTTACAGTTTTTATCCAAAACGCTAGTTTGTGGATCATCACCAAATCTCGCTCCACCAGCTGCCAAATTCGGTGGCGGAGAGCTACTAATACTATAGCTAACATCTTTTGCACCCATCTGTTTTAAAATTTCCACCGCTTTTTGTGACAAAAACTCACCTACTTCAAGATCTTGCTTATGAGCGTCTAAGCTTATAATGCCAACTGGAACGCCGTATTTATCTCTATGCGTGTCGCTAACACTAACAAAAGTCGTGTTAGTAGGAAGCCAGTCGTTAAAGACTTCGAATGTGAGTTTTCTACTTGCATAAACATTATCTTTTATCTTTTTCATTAGCTTATCGCCAAATACCAAATTCCCACTCTCATAAAACTGCGCAGTAACATTAGGGATAACGTTTGGATGCTCAAACAAAAAGTCTATAGTGCCACCTTTATATCTCTTACCGTCTTTTTCGAACTCATACCACTCTTGTATGTGTCTGTTAAAAAACAGACCTCTGCTCATCAGATCATTGGCATCTTTTTGACTAAGATCTTTTAGATAAAACGTTCCGCTTCCTACTCCTCCGGCTGAAAATATCAAATTTTTACCGACGTTAGATGAGTTGTTTGCTAAACCATTAGGAAAATGTCTATTTTTAGAGTTTAAAAGCAGTCTTGAAGTCTCAACTACACCAGCAGCAACGACAAATATCTTAGCTTTTAATGCTATGAGATTTTTTAAATTTATCGTAGTATAAAGCCTCTTTCACGCTAAACTTATCACTAACTAGCTTATAGACAAAGGCTTCAGGTATGACTTTAGCCGAGCACTGCTGGAGTAAGACTAGACCACTTCCTTTTGCACCGCTCGCACAAGGATAAGCACCGCAAAAATGGGAGTAATAACACGCATTCCTACCAAGATCGTTTTTAGATAAAATGGCTCTAGGAGTTGGAAGTGGAGTAAGTCCAAGCTCTATGGCAGCCTTATCAAATCACTTTGTAACGGCATTTTCTTCTAGCTTTTCATATGGGAACTCAGCCGTGCTTCTAGGTTCACTAAATTTATGTTTTACGACTTTACCAGATACACCTACGACTTTTTCGACCTTAGTATAGTATGGCTCAAGCTCATCATAGCTTATGGGCCAGTCTGCGACGTTTGCGCCTTCTACCTCTCCATAAATGCTTTTTAGTTTAAAATCGTTCGGTTTTAAACGATGAAAAAATCCACTCATCAAATTTGAGCTTCCACCCACAAGAGAGCCGTTCCAAAAGCTCCACGTACCATCATATCTGCTTACTTCTCCGTTTGGTTCTTTTTCCATTACTATGTGATATTCGTCTTTTAGGTTTGGTATAAACATTTTACGCCTTGAGATAGCTAACTCATCTTTACTAAAATCTTTTTGCGTATAGAATTTACCTTTTTCTAACACTACTACGTTAAATCCAGCTCTGCTTAGCTCATATGCCACAGGGCTTGCTCCTGCGCCGCTTCCGATTATACAGACGTCGTATATCATTTATCACCTTATTTATTCTCTAAATTTATTTATAAAAATGGTGTTTTTGGCTGAGGAAGTCCAGTCTCATGAGAGATCCATTTCCAGCCTTTTTCATCTATGTTTGCACCATAAATAGGATCGCCAAAAACCGCTTCTGAGCAAAAAAACAAGCATATCGTATATCCAGCCTTCTGCCCAACTTTCATCTTTAATGACTAAATTTATGATTTTATTTTGTCTATTTTCATCTAAATTTATAAATGAAATTTCGTATATTTTTTGACTAACATTATCAAGCCACAAGCATCCATTTATCAAAAAATCTTTATCTTTTTTTGAAATTTTAGAATGAGATAAAATAAGCTTTAGATACGATAAAGCATCTATGTCTAAAGTTTTTATAGCTAGAAATATAAGCTTTTGGACTATATCAAATATAGAAAAAACCTCATCTTTCGACAAGGTTTTTGCATCATTTGCTATCAAATTTACTTGTAAAGGAAACAGCAAAGATAGACTTGATACAGCTTTACAAAAAGAGCGTCTATTGGTCATTTTTAAATATTATTTTATCAAGACTAATATTTCCGCCGCCAAATGAGAATAAGACAAATATTATACAAAGATAATAAAGCGGGACTTCAAATCCGTTATTTGCTAAGCTATAACCGTTTTCAAAATGTACACCAAATATCGCTACTAAGATAATGACTATCAAAGGAACACAAATAGCTCTAGTAAAAAGCCCTAAGACAAAAAGTAAAACCGCTAAAGTTTCAAATATAGCAACTAAATATATGCTTAAAACAGGAAACGGGATACCGATGGATGCAAACCACTGGGCAGTCGGTTCGATGTTTTGCCATTTTGGAACTGCAGTCTCATAAAAACCGTAAGCCAAAACTAAACGTATCAAAAGCAAT carries:
- a CDS encoding HvfX family Cu-binding RiPP maturation protein, which gives rise to MKNIYHLLSTFSLNFQSATLLLIRLVLAYGFYETAVPKWQNIEPTAQWFASIGIPFPVLSIYLVAIFETLAVLLFVLGLFTRAICVPLIVIILVAIFGVHFENGYSLANNGFEVPLYYLCIIFVLFSFGGGNISLDKIIFKNDQ